In the Drosophila teissieri strain GT53w chromosome 3R, Prin_Dtei_1.1, whole genome shotgun sequence genome, gtaaaaatttgggttcatttgcttaactaataccttttttatttaggccaacagtcaaaagttgcaaacatgtACTCATACTTGCACGCCACTGTATGTATGCTGTGATtctaaattgatttgttttgcaacGAATGTATATTGACAGACCCCATTTTCTTGCAGACTATGACCCAAAGGTGGTCGAACAGAAGGAGCAGGCCcagcctgcctgcctgccctTAAGTTACGTCCTGCGCTTCATCACCGAGGAGAACCGCAAGGAGGCGGGCTCGTTCCTGGCCAGCAACACAACAGCCCCACCGACCACCAGCAGCGGATCCAATGCCGCTGGCCATGGGAATGGCAATGTGGAGCTCAAGCGAAAGCTGGCCATCAAGCACCACAGCTACAGTATGTCCTCGTCCAACCGCAGCACCACGCCCACAGGTGAGTGATATTGAAAATGATATGCATAAGGATGATTTAAAACTCTTGATTCTTCACCCATTTAGGCAGTGAAATGGACGAGGACGAAATGGTGGTCACGGAGTCGGAGGATAGCAACGACTCCTGGACCACCGAGGAGTTTAGCTCCGAGTTTATCATGCGCTACGGCAGCAGGTTCGTTGGTTTTGTCtactttttaataaagctTTAGCTAATTCACAGTTCTTATGACTTGAATGACATATGTTGTTTGTCACAATGTGCTTAATTCATTTATGTACCAACTTTGGTTATCTTAAACAGGCATTCCGGTGGTGGAAGCAATGGCACGCCCGGCAATGAGAAACCCTTCGCCTGCCCTGTTCCGGGATGCAAAAAGCGTTACAAGAACGTCAACGGCATCAAGTACCATTCAAAGAACGGTCACAAAAAGGATGGAAGGTAACGACTGGCCACAAAATTACCGATTGGTAAACCAGAAGCTCATTGTTCTATGTTCCACAGAGTTCGCAAGGGCTACAAGTGTCACTGCGGCAAGAGTTACAAAACGGCCCAGGGCCTGAAGAACCACGCTCTGCACACCCACAACTCGCAGCCGGATAGTGTGCTGAATGCCCAGCTGGCCAATGCGTTGGCCATTGGCGATGGGGCCAGTTCGGCCACGCCAgtgggcagcagcaacacctcCTCCAATCCCATCCCGCCGCCCATCATTCAGCGCAGCAACTCGCCGTCTCAGTCGCTGGGCTCGTTGAGTCCGTCGAGCATCAGCAACATGTCGAGCAGCGCCAGCAGTTGTCATGGAGGCAGCGGCAGTCTGTCCAACGGGAATAATGGCAACAATGGGAGCACTACTAGCAACACTGCCATTCTCACTAGCAACGGGAATGTCCTGCAGCAGCTCAGTGCCGGGAATGTGGTCACCCTGACCAACCTTCCCacgcaacagcatcagcagcaacagccgcaacagcagcagcagcagcaactccatCAAAACACTGCAACAggtaacagcaacaacaatttaatGCGCAGCACACTCGGTTTAGTATCCATTAAAACCAACAACACGCCGACAGCCAAGTCGGTTAGCAATCTGATGGCTGCCAATGCCACAGCCAGCAAGATACTCAAGCTGGCCACCAATGTGGCCAACGGTGGCTCCTCTATGGACattgtgcagcagcaacagcaacacaacaAGACCACAACTAGTGGCCAAACCGTGCTCAATGGCAGCAAACCGCTGCCCAATTTGGTCAACCTGGGCATTCTCACGCCGGCCACCTCACCCACCAAAAACACCCAAACGCTGACCTTCACCACCACGAATGGCAgtacccagcagcagcaggctctAGTGGCCTCGTTGGCCAAGAAGACCAACATATTGCTACTACAGGAGCCAAGCCAGTTGGTGCaacaggtgcagcagcagcagcaacagcaacaccagcagcaggtgcagcagcaacaccacgtTCTGCCCATCAGTCCCACGAGCAGCATCAGCGGGAACAGCAGTAAGAGCAGCTCGCCcacgccgcagcagcaacagcaacagctgatGAAGAAAGGCAAAATGGAACTGATAGAACCCATGGAGACGGATGAGGGTCAGAGCGACGGCATTTCGGAGAGCGTGGCTGCAGCGATTGCCAGCATCACAGATTGCAAGGAGGACATTGGAGGAGCAACAGTGGCGGGCATTGAAGTTGTAGGCGCTGGCGCCGTCAACGAAGAGACGTAGCCTATACTCAAGCAGCTACTGATGCACCGAAAACTGACGCTGGAACCACCCAAGCCACTAAATTGACCAGCTTGTCCGTATACGAAAGACATTCTAGACTCGACAGAATGCCGAACTTAGGCGCAGACAAACCCACTCACTCACCAAAACACCCATTTGGAAACATTTCGTAGACTGCTTACTTGTTTTAGTTTAGACCCTGAGTCCaatcaatttaaatcaattgtATCATACAACTAATGGAAACAATCCCACAAATCGCATTGATTGTGCAATATTTAATTCTGTATATTTTAAAGAGAACTTTTAATCATTTTCGATTGTATGTATGACTTTCATGCTTGTATTAAACTATTTACAACTGCTGATCTCctcttaatttaattaggctatataaaaaaacaaaaaccaacacaGACGATGCACGAGCAACAATTGTAAAAATACGCAAGAAAATgctaaattcaaattcatttcCAACTGCACACTTTAAATATTGTTAGCATTACCACTTACAACTTTTTAAATCTCGGCTTTAGCTTTAGTGACTATTCGTATTCGACTAAATCCAAGTATTATTTATGTTCTAAGCACTagcaaaatgaatttaattatacgatatatatatatatatatatatatacatataaaaaacacacacacatctacTCGGATATCTAAAGTCTGCTCATTAGTTTAAGACGACGTTCGACTTCgtgcaatatttttaattgattccCTAGTTCTTAGCAATTCCATCTCTGTCGAATTTTGGGTATTCttgattttcgttttgtttgttttgtttttattttatgtttttcgttacttcttttccttttctctCTACCTATTGCAGAAACCTCTTACTCCTGctcaaacaacagcaacctcAGCAATCCCAACAGCAACCACGGCAGCAGCGATTCCAGCAAGCCGCCGACAACTGTCCTGTCCGTTAACAAGAGGTCCACAGCAATCGCTCCAGCGAAACTGCCCACCACCGGCAACTCCCTGCCCATGCAGATCTCGCCCAACTTCATTGAGCACAAGTATTCCGCGCTGGCCATGAAGGAGAAGTTCTTCCTGAATCTGAGGGCCGGCAAAACGGTGTCCCCTTCACCGGGAGGCGATGGAGTGAGCTCAGCCATGGGACACCAATCGGATGTTGGCATTTCCGGCGGATCAGGAGCAGGCGGTGGCTTGCGGGCGGTTGCTGTGGGCCAAATGTGCGCGTTGCAAAACGAGCACATTCACCAAAATCTCTTCAAGAAAACGATCAACTGATCAGCAGATCGGATGAAGTGTGCGGATCGAGAGGCGGAACCGCTGGGCGCCGCTGAAAGGCAAGAGAGTTGGCTGTGATGAAGTAGTAACTAACTGACTAACAAACCTGACAAGAGGCGGAGAAAGAGGATTCGTCAATAAGGCAGAGATGGGAAAAGGATGCAGAAGCTGCAGCAATTAATCAAGGAGGGATAAGTGAGAGAGTCGGGCGCTGCCCTGAGGTCCTTAGAGAAGTTTTCCAAGACAAGGCAACAAGAAGCAAGAATTTCCATTGGCTTCCAAAATAcataatgcaaaaaaaaaaaaccaaacagaaacagaaacaaattCCAAGCATTTCGCAACTATGAAAAAATCACCCActagcacacacaaaaaattcattaaaactaATCTCAACCATGTTAAGCAGGCCTGCTTAGAAAAGCTTCTCTAAAACAGCTTtagataattttaaaattaaaggaaaaaaaaaaaacgaagcaaaacaaaaacaaaaatttgaaaaaaaattaattatacacaCGACAACATTTTAGTAAATACATTTGGAGAGTTTTCTTCAACTAGTCATTATTgtagttaaattaaatttttgatttttatacgCATAAACACGTAACTTTCTAACCTACTGGTTGGCGGAATTCCCGAACCCTATACTTATAACTTAAGCAACTTCCCTTGTACAATTTCAATGAAATCTTAGTAAAGGGTCTTTCCCCAATCAGTTGTTTGCgtcattttaattgaaaaccatAAATTGTCTGAAAGAGATCCACAGCAGCAAATTGGTGCGCGGAAATCGTTTTCGTGAGACCATCTGAATTAGGAAAATTATAGGTCGCTAGCTTGCCAAGGCAACTTTGAGCGAGTGAAATGAAAGGCGGAGATGCAAAATTGAATGTCGAATATTTCAAACATAAATAGTTAGCTACAAATTTAGGGGAAGCCGGGAGGCGTTTCCACTTAGGAGCCACAATAACTCTACAGTAGTTATAGTATTATAATTATAGATTACGCTATTATTTATAGAACAGAGCATACATCTGTagctgtgtgagtgtgtgtccgtgcatgtattgtaattgtttatttatagtgTTCGAACGTCCCTAAGTGTAAAGTCcccaaacaaatacaaaatatacgatatgaatacaaaatacatatatttgtgcATTCTCTCGGCGATTGTATATCATTGTACGCCCCCAATTCAACCGAACTTCCTAACCAAGCAGAATCGGGTTCCTTAAGCATTCAAacagaacaaaaacaaaatgaaatttttaaaatacgaTATTTACATcaagtatacatatacatacatacatcaaTTTAGTCAGCcgccaaaacaaaataaaggaaaCTTTTCAGAGCGCATTTCGCAGACGCGCAGCGTCTTAAAAATTAACCACAACTAAACTAAATAGTTCAGCGTCCCTATAGATATAACACCTAGCTATCGATGAATACTTACATCTAAATACAATATCTTTAAGACCTCACGCTTAAGCGATGCCAAACGGATCGCCCTAGTTTagccaaacaacttttataTAAACCGATCTATAAACGCCTTCGGACCCCCGAAGCCCCATCGAGTTTTCAGCCAGGAGATGCAAGTATCCCTAGTATCCCTACAAGATAACTCGCATTCAAACTTTCAGAATGGATAATGAACTCAAAACCCTCtaatgaaaacaataaaatgagtATGTCATCTTATATAAGACTGCTGTTATGTtcgtaaatatatttaatatatgtatgtaaaattaacgaaaaac is a window encoding:
- the LOC122619190 gene encoding homeobox protein 9 isoform X2, which translates into the protein MAVFLINVCKYNGCGITFPSLSDLISHIEDTHIDYDPKVVEQKEQAQPACLPLSYVLRFITEENRKEAGSFLASNTTAPPTTSSGSNAAGHGNGNVELKRKLAIKHHSYSMSSSNRSTTPTGSEMDEDEMVVTESEDSNDSWTTEEFSSEFIMRYGSRHSGGGSNGTPGNEKPFACPVPGCKKRYKNVNGIKYHSKNGHKKDGRVRKGYKCHCGKSYKTAQGLKNHALHTHNSQPDSVLNAQLANALAIGDGASSATPVGSSNTSSNPIPPPIIQRSNSPSQSLGSLSPSSISNMSSSASSCHGGSGSLSNGNNGNNGSTTSNTAILTSNGNVLQQLSAGNVVTLTNLPTQQHQQQQPQQQQQQQLHQNTATETSYSCSNNSNLSNPNSNHGSSDSSKPPTTVLSVNKRSTAIAPAKLPTTGNSLPMQISPNFIEHKYSALAMKEKFFLNLRAGKTVSPSPGGDGVSSAMGHQSDVGISGGSGAGGGLRAVAVGQMCALQNEHIHQNLFKKTIN
- the LOC122619190 gene encoding homeobox protein 5 isoform X1; this translates as MAVFLINVCKYNGCGITFPSLSDLISHIEDTHIDYDPKVVEQKEQAQPACLPLSYVLRFITEENRKEAGSFLASNTTAPPTTSSGSNAAGHGNGNVELKRKLAIKHHSYSMSSSNRSTTPTGSEMDEDEMVVTESEDSNDSWTTEEFSSEFIMRYGSRHSGGGSNGTPGNEKPFACPVPGCKKRYKNVNGIKYHSKNGHKKDGRVRKGYKCHCGKSYKTAQGLKNHALHTHNSQPDSVLNAQLANALAIGDGASSATPVGSSNTSSNPIPPPIIQRSNSPSQSLGSLSPSSISNMSSSASSCHGGSGSLSNGNNGNNGSTTSNTAILTSNGNVLQQLSAGNVVTLTNLPTQQHQQQQPQQQQQQQLHQNTATGNSNNNLMRSTLGLVSIKTNNTPTAKSVSNLMAANATASKILKLATNVANGGSSMDIVQQQQQHNKTTTSGQTVLNGSKPLPNLVNLGILTPATSPTKNTQTLTFTTTNGSTQQQQALVASLAKKTNILLLQEPSQLVQQVQQQQQQQHQQQVQQQHHVLPISPTSSISGNSSKSSSPTPQQQQQQLMKKGKMELIEPMETDEGQSDGISESVAAAIASITDCKEDIGGATVAGIEVVGAGAVNEET